In Salinirussus salinus, the following proteins share a genomic window:
- a CDS encoding NAD(P)/FAD-dependent oxidoreductase, with protein MIGVVGGGIAGLAAAHRLQDHGHDVRVFEASDDLGGLAATYETAGDRIEAFYHHLSKSEETIVELAAELGVDDRLEWRYGSDGYYVDGVAHPMNKPWEILAYPHLSLYDKFRLGMLVLDIDVRGGIPSFDTYERLEDFEDVPVKEFILEHTSRGCFERFFRPLLEAKFGDRWEEVSAAWLLGRVKFRGERDILRGEVLGYFEGGFAVLLDALVESVGRENVSTGARVTDLDLSGGRISSLTAETDGGRETHEVEGVVVAAMPTVLEELTGYTCGIDFQGTVCSVISTEEPLTDVYWLNVADEAPFGALVEHTNFVPPDRYGGEHLLYAVKYIQEASDPLWQADDEGVEEAWLSGIADLFPEFDRDAVNWIRTARNPRTAPIYERGYLEKVVPYDLADPVAEGVYYAGMASRAQYPERSLNGGVVAGFECADRVAGVADPPHSQADD; from the coding sequence ATGATCGGCGTCGTCGGCGGGGGGATCGCGGGGCTGGCCGCGGCCCACCGGCTCCAGGACCACGGCCACGACGTGCGGGTCTTCGAGGCCAGCGACGACCTGGGCGGGCTCGCCGCCACCTACGAGACCGCCGGCGACCGCATCGAGGCGTTCTACCACCACCTCTCGAAATCCGAGGAGACCATCGTCGAGCTGGCCGCCGAGCTGGGGGTCGACGACCGCCTGGAGTGGCGCTACGGCTCCGACGGCTACTACGTCGACGGCGTCGCCCACCCGATGAACAAACCCTGGGAGATCCTCGCCTACCCCCACCTCTCGCTGTACGACAAGTTCCGGCTCGGAATGCTCGTCCTCGATATCGACGTCCGCGGCGGGATCCCCTCCTTCGACACCTACGAGCGCCTGGAGGACTTCGAGGACGTTCCGGTGAAGGAGTTCATCCTCGAGCATACCTCCCGGGGCTGTTTCGAGCGCTTTTTCCGGCCCCTCCTAGAGGCGAAGTTCGGCGACCGCTGGGAGGAGGTGAGCGCGGCGTGGCTGCTGGGCCGGGTCAAGTTCCGCGGCGAACGGGACATCCTCCGGGGCGAGGTGCTCGGCTACTTCGAGGGGGGGTTTGCCGTCCTGCTGGACGCGCTGGTCGAGTCGGTCGGCAGGGAGAACGTCAGCACGGGCGCACGCGTGACGGACCTCGACCTGAGCGGCGGCCGTATCTCCTCGCTGACCGCCGAGACCGACGGGGGGCGGGAGACCCACGAGGTCGAGGGAGTCGTCGTCGCCGCGATGCCCACAGTGTTAGAGGAACTGACGGGCTACACCTGCGGGATCGACTTCCAGGGGACGGTCTGTTCGGTGATCAGCACCGAGGAGCCGCTGACGGACGTCTACTGGCTCAACGTCGCCGACGAGGCGCCCTTCGGCGCGCTGGTCGAGCACACCAACTTCGTCCCCCCCGACCGGTACGGCGGCGAGCACCTGCTGTACGCCGTGAAGTACATCCAGGAGGCGTCGGACCCGCTCTGGCAGGCCGACGACGAGGGCGTCGAGGAGGCGTGGCTCTCCGGCATCGCGGACCTGTTTCCGGAGTTCGACCGCGACGCGGTCAACTGGATACGGACGGCCCGGAATCCCCGTACGGCCCCCATCTACGAGCGGGGCTACCTGGAGAAGGTGGTCCCCTACGACCTCGCCGACCCGGTCGCGGAGGGTGTCTACTACGCGGGGATGGCCTCCCGGGCCCAGTACCCCGAGCGGTCGCTGAACGGCGGCGTCGTCGCCGGCTTCGAGTGTGCCGACCGGGTCGCCGGCGTCGCCGACCCACCACACTCCCAGGCCGACGACTGA
- a CDS encoding PaaI family thioesterase encodes MTDDLPRGFSDLVGLEFTEVDPEYSRGELEATDELRNPYGVLHGAVLYAMADTGMGAAVSAGLDDDQQCATIEVKISYFEPVESGRVTCETSVLREGGSVVYLVSELSQAEEGDSQAEETVAHATGSYAVFTP; translated from the coding sequence ATGACCGACGACCTTCCACGGGGGTTTTCGGACCTGGTCGGCCTGGAGTTCACCGAGGTCGACCCGGAGTACAGCCGCGGTGAACTCGAGGCCACCGACGAACTCAGGAACCCCTACGGCGTGCTCCACGGTGCTGTCCTCTACGCGATGGCGGACACTGGGATGGGGGCAGCGGTGTCGGCCGGCCTCGACGACGACCAGCAGTGTGCAACTATCGAGGTCAAGATCAGTTACTTCGAGCCGGTCGAGTCGGGCCGGGTGACCTGCGAGACGAGCGTCCTCCGGGAGGGCGGGTCGGTCGTCTATCTCGTCTCGGAGCTCTCACAGGCCGAGGAGGGGGACTCACAGGCCGAGGAGACGGTCGCGCACGCGACGGGCTCGTACGCGGTGTTCACCCCATAG
- a CDS encoding SDR family NAD(P)-dependent oxidoreductase, with protein sequence MRGLDGAVAVVTGASSGIGRASAERFAAEGASVVVADIDEAGGTETVERIEDDGGEATFVEVDVSDPDSVQAMVDATVERYGSLDVAHNNAGILTDFVPVTEIEESDWDTLIDVNLKGVWACLKAEIPAMLESNGGAVVNTTSEEGLVGGPARGSYVASKHGVVGLTRTAALEFADAGLRVNAVAPGPIDTGMSPDSMDAEDLEGMREAVREEIPLGRFGEPEEVAGATAYLCSEDASFVTGHTLVVDGGHIA encoded by the coding sequence ATGAGGGGGCTCGACGGGGCCGTCGCGGTCGTGACCGGTGCCAGCTCCGGGATCGGGCGGGCCTCGGCCGAGCGGTTCGCCGCCGAGGGCGCGAGCGTGGTGGTCGCCGACATCGACGAGGCGGGCGGCACCGAGACGGTCGAGCGCATCGAGGACGACGGCGGGGAGGCAACGTTCGTCGAGGTCGACGTCTCCGACCCCGACTCGGTCCAGGCCATGGTCGACGCCACCGTCGAGCGCTACGGCAGTCTGGACGTCGCGCACAACAACGCCGGCATCCTCACGGACTTCGTCCCGGTGACGGAGATCGAGGAGAGCGACTGGGACACGCTGATCGACGTCAACCTCAAGGGCGTCTGGGCGTGTCTGAAAGCCGAGATCCCGGCGATGCTGGAGAGCAACGGGGGGGCGGTCGTCAACACGACCTCGGAGGAAGGGTTGGTCGGCGGGCCGGCACGGGGGAGCTACGTCGCCAGCAAGCACGGCGTCGTCGGACTCACCAGAACCGCCGCGCTCGAGTTCGCCGACGCCGGGCTCAGGGTGAACGCCGTCGCTCCCGGCCCGATCGACACCGGCATGAGCCCGGACTCGATGGACGCCGAGGACCTCGAGGGGATGCGGGAGGCGGTAAGGGAGGAGATCCCGCTGGGCCGGTTCGGCGAACCCGAGGAGGTCGCTGGCGCGACCGCGTACCTCTGCTCCGAGGACGCCTCCTTCGTCACCGGCCACACGCTCGTCGTCGACGGCGGCCACATCGCCTGA
- a CDS encoding DUF6149 family protein — translation MKIRQNVRHWAAKKALTMPVVGEYTNDKLVDIHTGVFLDRAEERRREERRAHLDDFFDATMDTYVAALEAGFPEAEAREITHAQANFDFYNHGWTEMMEFPADEVEAHYDRYEGFFREHGITIDDPLGEFRPAGGIAGAPSTPEKLDDPVHPHAEGGFADDVYVETADGEVVVGGGEEPEEVEVDRAPGVDPEDADGVDEADGAGAD, via the coding sequence ATGAAGATCCGCCAGAACGTCCGCCACTGGGCCGCGAAGAAGGCGCTGACCATGCCGGTCGTCGGCGAGTACACCAACGACAAGCTCGTCGACATCCACACGGGCGTCTTCCTCGACCGCGCAGAGGAGCGCCGCCGCGAGGAGCGCCGGGCCCACCTGGACGACTTCTTCGACGCGACGATGGACACCTACGTCGCCGCCCTCGAGGCGGGCTTTCCCGAGGCCGAGGCTCGCGAGATCACCCACGCCCAGGCCAACTTCGACTTCTACAACCACGGCTGGACGGAGATGATGGAGTTCCCCGCCGACGAGGTCGAGGCCCACTACGACCGCTACGAGGGCTTCTTCCGCGAGCACGGGATCACCATCGACGACCCGCTCGGCGAGTTCCGGCCCGCCGGCGGGATCGCCGGCGCGCCATCGACCCCGGAGAAACTCGACGACCCCGTACACCCCCACGCCGAGGGCGGATTCGCCGACGACGTCTACGTCGAGACCGCCGACGGCGAGGTGGTCGTCGGGGGAGGCGAGGAACCCGAGGAGGTCGAGGTCGACCGCGCCCCGGGGGTCGACCCCGAAGACGCCGACGGGGTCGACGAGGCCGACGGGGCCGGTGCGGACTGA
- a CDS encoding NAD(P)/FAD-dependent oxidoreductase, with protein MTTSHVIVGDGIAGSSAAETLREEDPDADVTVLTDEGEALYNRILIKEFAKGKLPEAPISIHEPEWYDERDIDLELNTHVTEVDPDAHTLTTHEGETYEYDKLLVATGGTPAQLPVENADADGIHHFWTFQDARGIREAAAEAETGVIVGAGLLGIDLAAVCAAQDIDAHYLMRGNRWWRYALSLEGAEIVHDALEENGVTPVFDSGVDRFEVDDEGRVTGAVDPNGDHYEGEFCGVAIGLDFNTEWLRGTGVETDDGIVVDEYMQTGVEDVYAAGDITRFYDSILGEHGQNGSWGSAKEQGAVAAKNMVADDEAEAFRWVSSYSITHFDFPFLSFGHPTVGDDSAERKFSDSEWRRLAFRDGRIVGGVLIGDLSQQQTYKQLIREEREVADQKELLLEETVDIDKLDAPPQAEAE; from the coding sequence ATGACCACGTCGCACGTCATCGTGGGCGACGGGATCGCCGGTAGCTCGGCGGCCGAGACGCTCCGCGAGGAGGACCCCGACGCGGACGTCACCGTCCTCACCGACGAGGGCGAGGCCCTCTACAACCGCATCCTGATAAAGGAGTTCGCCAAGGGGAAGCTGCCGGAGGCCCCGATCTCGATCCACGAACCCGAGTGGTACGACGAACGCGACATCGACCTCGAGCTCAACACCCACGTGACGGAGGTCGACCCCGACGCTCACACGCTCACGACCCACGAGGGCGAGACCTACGAGTACGACAAACTGCTGGTCGCGACCGGCGGGACGCCCGCCCAGCTCCCAGTCGAGAACGCCGACGCCGACGGCATCCACCACTTCTGGACGTTCCAGGACGCCCGCGGGATCCGGGAGGCCGCCGCCGAAGCGGAGACCGGCGTCATCGTCGGCGCCGGCCTGCTCGGGATCGACCTCGCGGCGGTCTGTGCCGCCCAGGACATCGACGCCCACTACCTGATGCGGGGCAACCGCTGGTGGCGCTACGCCCTCTCGCTGGAGGGCGCGGAGATCGTCCACGACGCCCTGGAGGAAAACGGCGTCACGCCGGTTTTCGACTCCGGCGTCGACCGCTTCGAGGTCGACGACGAGGGCCGCGTCACGGGGGCGGTCGACCCCAACGGCGACCACTACGAGGGGGAGTTCTGCGGCGTCGCCATCGGCCTGGATTTCAACACCGAGTGGCTCCGCGGGACCGGCGTCGAGACCGACGACGGCATCGTCGTCGACGAGTACATGCAGACCGGCGTCGAGGACGTCTACGCCGCCGGGGACATCACACGCTTCTACGATTCGATCCTGGGCGAACACGGCCAGAACGGCTCCTGGGGCTCGGCCAAGGAGCAGGGCGCCGTCGCGGCGAAGAACATGGTCGCAGACGACGAGGCAGAGGCGTTTCGCTGGGTCTCCTCCTACTCCATCACCCACTTCGATTTCCCCTTTCTCTCCTTCGGTCACCCGACGGTCGGCGACGACTCCGCCGAGCGGAAGTTCTCCGACAGCGAGTGGCGCCGCCTCGCGTTCAGGGACGGCAGGATCGTCGGCGGCGTCCTCATCGGCGACCTCTCCCAGCAGCAGACCTACAAACAGCTCATCCGCGAGGAGCGGGAGGTCGCCGACCAGAAGGAGCTGTTGCTCGAGGAGACCGTCGACATCGACAAGCTCGACGCGCCGCCACAGGCCGAAGCAGAGTAG
- a CDS encoding DUF7124 domain-containing protein produces the protein MNGSGEMTLAFDLTALQELAKPDAVFTDARQWSEYVGVVSEEPTYVVTNFTRKHRIRQDFFSGPRGREESLANVKDQFGTDRYVYVGTNEEDRGLAEATGWEYLDVEEAAEAAGWDLGEPDPPDTGAAATDTDDGGRDDWP, from the coding sequence ATGAACGGGAGCGGCGAGATGACGCTCGCCTTCGACCTGACGGCGCTCCAGGAGCTCGCGAAGCCCGACGCCGTCTTCACCGACGCCCGACAGTGGAGCGAGTACGTCGGGGTCGTCTCGGAGGAGCCGACCTACGTGGTGACGAACTTCACCCGCAAACACCGGATCCGCCAGGACTTCTTCTCCGGCCCGCGGGGCCGGGAGGAGAGCCTCGCGAACGTCAAAGACCAGTTCGGGACCGACCGCTACGTCTACGTCGGCACGAACGAGGAAGACCGCGGACTCGCGGAGGCGACCGGCTGGGAGTATCTCGACGTCGAGGAGGCCGCGGAGGCGGCCGGCTGGGACCTCGGCGAGCCGGACCCGCCCGACACCGGCGCCGCCGCGACCGACACCGACGACGGCGGCCGGGACGACTGGCCCTGA
- a CDS encoding DUF5815 family protein, giving the protein MAEPGVPGGAAESLDLPCGRTVSVRDIDIGVREFECRCGADHAVVTDAHPLARFVPESIVDVLRAAVDTADDFEEFSTPHVMGMVAEEFPEQVVSADTSGDGQVGYALVWVADFDARRLHEVVVELLVELMEHAVSHAEDGSAVSEFERRMQEFDVEAFVERYRAEREFETEHDTAV; this is encoded by the coding sequence ATGGCAGAGCCCGGCGTGCCCGGCGGCGCGGCCGAGTCGCTCGACCTCCCCTGCGGGCGGACGGTGAGCGTCCGCGACATCGACATCGGCGTCCGGGAGTTCGAGTGTCGCTGCGGGGCCGACCACGCCGTCGTGACCGACGCCCACCCGCTGGCACGGTTCGTCCCCGAGTCGATCGTCGACGTCCTCCGGGCGGCCGTCGACACCGCCGACGACTTCGAGGAGTTCTCGACACCCCACGTCATGGGAATGGTCGCCGAGGAGTTCCCCGAGCAGGTCGTCAGCGCCGACACCTCCGGGGACGGGCAGGTCGGGTACGCGCTCGTCTGGGTCGCCGACTTCGACGCCCGCCGGCTCCACGAGGTGGTCGTCGAGCTGCTGGTGGAGCTGATGGAGCACGCCGTCAGCCACGCCGAGGACGGCTCGGCGGTGTCGGAGTTCGAGCGCCGGATGCAGGAGTTCGACGTCGAGGCGTTCGTCGAGCGCTACCGCGCCGAGCGGGAGTTCGAGACCGAACACGACACGGCCGTCTGA
- a CDS encoding mechanosensitive ion channel family protein, translating into MGTPVSPSLLATATETPVPVGAEGLVDYWPVFVRLGWFLAGALVVLVVGWYVFVPAVLRTVRRRNRNNRTIQEAFTRYTRLLVVVLAVVVGAGVAGYGGVLADSALVVAAATLAVGVAGQTVLGSLVSGLVLVLDPEFNVGDYIEWDGGEGTVRSITLRVTRVQTVDGGLVTVPNTVLTDQAVARPYGRSRHRIVERLKFAYEADAGEALGELEAAAAEVAGIAEAPDPAAYLEEFGSDAVVARIHYWVDDPSEGEVIAVRSAYARAVKRRLEAADITLSPASKRELQGRVALDREG; encoded by the coding sequence ATGGGAACGCCTGTCTCTCCGAGCCTCCTCGCGACGGCCACCGAGACCCCGGTTCCCGTCGGTGCGGAGGGGCTCGTCGACTACTGGCCGGTGTTCGTCCGCCTCGGCTGGTTCCTCGCTGGCGCGCTCGTCGTCCTCGTCGTCGGGTGGTATGTGTTCGTGCCTGCCGTGTTGCGGACGGTCCGCCGTCGCAACCGGAACAACCGGACGATCCAGGAGGCGTTCACCCGGTACACCCGCCTGCTGGTCGTCGTCCTCGCGGTCGTCGTCGGCGCCGGCGTCGCGGGCTACGGCGGCGTGCTCGCCGACTCCGCGCTGGTGGTCGCGGCCGCGACCCTCGCGGTCGGCGTCGCCGGCCAGACCGTCCTCGGGTCGCTGGTCAGCGGGCTCGTGCTCGTGCTCGACCCGGAGTTCAACGTCGGCGACTACATCGAGTGGGACGGCGGGGAGGGAACGGTCCGGTCGATCACCTTGCGGGTGACCCGGGTCCAGACGGTCGACGGGGGGCTCGTGACCGTCCCCAACACCGTCCTGACCGACCAGGCGGTCGCCCGCCCGTACGGGCGGTCGCGCCACCGGATCGTCGAGCGCCTGAAGTTCGCCTACGAGGCCGACGCCGGCGAGGCGCTCGGTGAACTCGAGGCCGCAGCCGCGGAGGTCGCGGGGATCGCCGAGGCGCCGGACCCGGCGGCGTATCTCGAGGAGTTCGGCAGCGACGCCGTCGTCGCCCGCATCCACTACTGGGTCGACGACCCCTCCGAGGGAGAGGTCATCGCGGTCAGGTCGGCGTACGCCCGGGCGGTCAAGCGCCGGCTGGAGGCTGCCGACATCACCCTCAGCCCCGCCTCCAAGCGGGAACTCCAGGGCCGGGTCGCACTCGACCGCGAGGGGTGA
- the carB gene encoding carbamoyl-phosphate synthase large subunit encodes MTAGDDRTILLIGSGPIKIGQAAEFDYSGAQACRALQEEGARVVLVNSNPATIMTDPEMADKVYLEPINTEAIAEIIRKEQPDGVIAGLGGQTGLNVTAELAEEGVLEEHDVDVMGTPLDTIYATEDREQFRQRMESIGEPVPASTTIDAVDQVEAAVEEVGGLPVIMRTTYTLGGAGSGVIGEMEELKQAVQKGLNLSRDNRVMITESIDGWIELEYEVMRDADDSCIIICNMENLDPMGIHTGESMVVTPSQVIPDEGHQEMRDTALKVIRELGIQGGCNIQFAWRDDGTPGGEYRVVEVNPRVSRSSALASKATGYPIARVTAKVALGKRLHEIENEITGETTAAFEPAIDYVVTKIPRWPVDKFRDVEFELGPAMKSTGEAMAIGRTFEESLLKALRSTEYDPAVDWSDVSDDELEAEYLERPTPARPYAMFEAFERGYDVETVSALTEIREWYVERYKRVAEAAEAASAGEFQTAADAGFTDHEITALSGGEFDDTHASWLPDRLLDERGAVEGDAVETDGGSAESGPSSDPRSDGGTAAAPPAVDEVDGATTDRDFKLVDTCAGEFAATTPYYYSTRDPISELNRDELRVDRDVESVVVVGGGPIRIGQGVEFDYCSVHAVRALEEMGIDAHVVNNNPETVSTDYDTSDGLFFEPVTAEEVADVIEAADADGVMVQFGGQTSVDIGHPLEQELDRRDLDCEVLGTSVDAMDLAEDRDRFNRLMDDLGIAQAEGGSATSEEEALELAHEIGYPVLVRPSYVLGGRAMDVVYNDEDLETYIEEAVRVSPDKPILVDEFLADAVELDVDAVADENDVLIGGVMEHVETAGVHSGDSACMIPPRSGEIRDVMPRIREVVEDIAEALDTVGLLNVQLAVKDGEVYVLEANPRSSRTVPFIAKTTGVPLAKIAAKVMAGASLEGLDYEEHIPEQVSVKEVVLPFDRLPGSDPRLGPEMKSTGEVMGTAGSFGKAYQKAQMCVDKPIPLEGTAVVDLPVLGFEEHLDVLDFDDFESTAAIEEAIRDGEVDMVISRDREVLEVCVEETVTYFSTIESAEAALEAIDSADQPMAVQDIAERPKSQREWGR; translated from the coding sequence ATGACAGCCGGAGACGACCGGACGATCCTGCTGATTGGCAGCGGCCCGATCAAGATCGGCCAGGCGGCCGAGTTCGACTACTCGGGGGCGCAGGCCTGCCGCGCGCTCCAGGAAGAGGGGGCGCGAGTCGTGCTGGTCAACTCCAACCCGGCGACGATCATGACCGACCCGGAGATGGCCGACAAGGTCTACCTCGAACCGATCAATACGGAGGCCATCGCCGAGATCATCAGAAAAGAGCAGCCCGACGGGGTGATCGCCGGCCTGGGCGGCCAGACCGGCCTCAACGTCACCGCGGAGCTCGCCGAGGAGGGCGTGCTCGAGGAGCACGACGTCGACGTGATGGGCACCCCTCTCGACACCATCTACGCGACCGAGGACCGCGAGCAGTTCCGCCAGCGCATGGAGTCCATCGGCGAGCCGGTGCCCGCTTCCACGACCATCGACGCCGTCGACCAGGTCGAGGCGGCCGTCGAGGAGGTGGGCGGACTCCCGGTCATCATGCGGACCACCTACACCCTGGGTGGCGCAGGCTCGGGCGTCATCGGGGAGATGGAAGAGCTGAAGCAGGCCGTCCAGAAGGGACTGAATCTCTCGCGGGACAACCGCGTGATGATCACCGAGTCCATCGACGGCTGGATCGAGCTGGAGTACGAGGTGATGCGGGACGCCGACGACTCCTGTATCATCATCTGCAACATGGAGAACCTGGACCCGATGGGGATCCACACGGGGGAGTCGATGGTCGTCACCCCGAGCCAGGTGATCCCCGACGAGGGCCACCAGGAGATGCGCGACACCGCCCTGAAGGTGATCCGCGAGCTGGGTATCCAGGGCGGCTGTAACATCCAGTTCGCCTGGCGCGACGACGGCACCCCCGGCGGCGAGTACCGCGTCGTCGAGGTCAACCCCCGGGTCTCACGCTCCTCGGCGCTGGCCTCCAAGGCCACGGGTTACCCCATCGCTCGCGTGACCGCGAAGGTCGCCCTGGGTAAGCGGCTCCACGAGATCGAAAACGAGATCACCGGCGAGACCACCGCGGCCTTCGAGCCGGCCATCGACTACGTGGTGACGAAGATCCCGCGGTGGCCGGTCGACAAGTTCCGCGACGTGGAGTTCGAGCTCGGCCCGGCGATGAAGTCGACGGGGGAGGCGATGGCGATCGGCCGGACCTTCGAGGAGTCGCTGCTGAAGGCGTTGCGCTCGACGGAGTACGACCCCGCCGTCGACTGGAGCGACGTGAGCGACGACGAGCTGGAGGCCGAGTATCTGGAGCGGCCCACTCCGGCCCGCCCCTACGCCATGTTCGAGGCCTTCGAGCGGGGCTACGACGTGGAGACCGTCTCGGCGCTGACGGAGATCCGCGAGTGGTACGTCGAGCGGTACAAGCGGGTCGCCGAGGCCGCCGAGGCCGCGAGCGCGGGCGAGTTCCAGACCGCCGCCGACGCGGGCTTTACCGACCACGAGATCACCGCCCTCTCTGGCGGCGAGTTCGACGACACCCACGCCTCCTGGCTGCCCGACCGGCTGCTCGACGAGCGCGGCGCCGTCGAGGGCGACGCGGTCGAGACCGACGGCGGGTCCGCGGAGAGCGGGCCCTCGTCGGACCCACGGTCCGACGGCGGGACCGCGGCGGCACCCCCGGCGGTCGACGAGGTCGACGGCGCCACGACCGACCGCGACTTCAAGCTGGTCGACACCTGCGCCGGCGAGTTCGCCGCCACCACGCCCTACTACTACTCGACGCGGGACCCGATTTCGGAGCTCAACCGCGACGAGCTTCGGGTCGACCGCGACGTCGAGAGCGTCGTGGTCGTCGGCGGCGGCCCGATCCGGATCGGCCAGGGTGTGGAGTTCGACTACTGCTCGGTCCACGCCGTCCGCGCGCTTGAGGAGATGGGTATCGACGCCCACGTCGTCAACAACAACCCCGAAACGGTCTCGACGGACTACGACACCTCCGACGGCCTCTTTTTCGAGCCGGTCACCGCCGAGGAGGTCGCGGATGTCATCGAGGCCGCGGACGCCGACGGCGTGATGGTCCAGTTCGGCGGGCAGACGTCGGTGGACATCGGCCACCCGCTGGAGCAGGAGCTCGACCGCCGCGACCTGGACTGTGAGGTCCTCGGGACCTCGGTGGACGCGATGGACCTGGCGGAGGACCGGGACCGGTTCAACCGCCTGATGGACGACCTGGGGATCGCCCAGGCCGAGGGTGGCTCGGCCACCAGCGAGGAGGAGGCCCTGGAGCTGGCCCACGAGATCGGCTACCCCGTGCTCGTGCGCCCGAGCTACGTGCTGGGCGGGCGCGCGATGGACGTCGTTTACAATGACGAGGACCTGGAGACCTACATCGAGGAGGCCGTCCGGGTGAGCCCTGACAAGCCGATCCTCGTCGACGAGTTCCTCGCCGACGCCGTGGAGCTGGACGTCGACGCCGTCGCCGACGAGAACGATGTCCTGATCGGCGGCGTGATGGAACACGTCGAGACCGCGGGCGTTCACTCCGGGGACTCCGCGTGCATGATCCCGCCCCGCTCGGGGGAGATCAGGGACGTGATGCCCCGGATCCGCGAGGTCGTCGAGGACATCGCCGAGGCGCTCGACACGGTCGGCCTGCTGAACGTCCAGCTCGCGGTCAAGGACGGCGAGGTGTACGTGCTGGAGGCCAACCCACGCTCCTCCCGGACCGTCCCGTTCATCGCGAAGACGACGGGCGTCCCGCTGGCGAAGATCGCCGCAAAGGTGATGGCCGGCGCCTCCCTGGAGGGGCTGGACTACGAGGAACACATCCCCGAACAGGTCTCGGTCAAGGAGGTCGTCCTCCCGTTCGACCGGCTGCCCGGCTCGGACCCGCGGCTGGGCCCGGAGATGAAGTCGACGGGCGAGGTGATGGGTACCGCCGGCTCCTTCGGGAAGGCCTACCAGAAGGCCCAGATGTGTGTCGACAAGCCCATTCCCCTGGAGGGGACCGCGGTCGTCGACCTGCCGGTGCTGGGATTCGAGGAACATCTCGACGTGCTCGATTTCGACGACTTCGAGTCGACGGCGGCGATCGAGGAGGCCATCCGCGACGGCGAAGTCGACATGGTCATCTCGCGGGACCGGGAGGTGCTCGAGGTCTGCGTCGAGGAGACGGTCACGTACTTCTCGACCATCGAGAGCGCCGAGGCCGCACTCGAAGCGATCGACTCCGCCGACCAGCCGATGGCCGTCCAGGACATCGCCGAGCGCCCCAAAAGCCAGCGCGAGTGGGGCAGATAG
- a CDS encoding DUF7503 family protein — translation MADSKVASYLAEHPKMIGVLATALLLLSQAGAVAAGGGNTISGP, via the coding sequence ATGGCAGACAGCAAGGTCGCTTCGTACCTGGCAGAGCACCCGAAAATGATCGGCGTCCTGGCCACCGCGCTGCTGCTGCTCTCGCAGGCGGGGGCTGTTGCGGCGGGCGGCGGAAATACGATTTCTGGACCCTAA
- a CDS encoding response regulator gives MDCDDQPGVARIPRAALRTSRRAGQKRPAFVRSGNFGSTEERTLEVPTPLADIKDHDPVRVLHVDDNPGITDVTATFLERINDDFEVTTTTTVVEALDLLGEGDFDCVISDYQMPRTDGLEFLELVRERYPDLPFVLFTGKGSEEIASEAIAAGVTDYMQKGGGTDQYEVLSNRVENAVDQYRTQQQFWDALSWYQRLVEQGVAGVFVVQDRELAYVNRKFADIFGYGQEELLGESPLVLVADAEHDAVADMLSDLPERCDDTFRDSFTGRRKDGGTLRVEVHGGVTDYGGEPATTGIVRDVDEK, from the coding sequence ATGGACTGTGACGACCAGCCGGGAGTAGCGCGCATCCCGCGCGCGGCCCTCCGGACGAGCCGGCGCGCGGGCCAGAAGCGTCCCGCGTTCGTCCGGAGCGGGAATTTCGGGTCGACCGAGGAGCGGACCCTCGAGGTTCCGACGCCGCTGGCGGACATCAAGGACCACGACCCGGTGCGGGTGCTTCACGTCGACGACAACCCGGGGATCACCGACGTCACCGCGACGTTCCTTGAGCGGATCAACGACGACTTCGAGGTGACGACGACGACCACCGTCGTCGAGGCGCTGGACCTGCTCGGCGAGGGGGACTTCGACTGCGTCATCAGCGACTACCAGATGCCCCGCACCGACGGGCTCGAGTTTCTCGAACTCGTCCGCGAGCGGTACCCCGACCTCCCGTTCGTGCTCTTCACCGGCAAGGGCAGCGAGGAGATCGCGAGCGAGGCCATCGCGGCCGGCGTGACCGACTACATGCAGAAAGGCGGCGGGACCGACCAGTACGAGGTGCTCTCGAACCGGGTCGAGAACGCCGTCGACCAGTACCGCACCCAACAGCAGTTCTGGGACGCGCTCTCGTGGTACCAGCGCCTCGTCGAGCAGGGTGTGGCGGGGGTGTTCGTCGTCCAGGACCGCGAGCTGGCCTACGTCAACCGGAAGTTCGCCGACATCTTCGGGTACGGACAGGAGGAACTCCTCGGGGAGTCGCCGCTGGTGCTCGTCGCCGACGCCGAGCACGACGCCGTCGCGGACATGCTCTCCGACCTCCCCGAGCGCTGTGACGACACCTTCCGTGATTCGTTCACCGGGCGCCGGAAAGACGGCGGGACCCTGCGCGTCGAGGTCCACGGCGGCGTGACCGACTACGGCGGCGAGCCAGCCACGACCGGTATCGTCCGCGACGTCGACGAGAAGTAG